From the Acidobacteriota bacterium genome, one window contains:
- a CDS encoding carbamoyltransferase, which yields MDVLGVSAFYHDSAAALVRDGEIVAAAQEERFSRKKHDDRFPVNAIEYCLREAGISAEELDAVAFYDKPLLKFERLLETYFGYAPLGFRSFLKAMPLWLKQKLHLPREMDRGLNKAYKGRYIFTEHHESHAASAFFPSPFEEAAILTLDGVGEWATASYGIGRGNRIELTHELQFPHSLGLLYSAFTYFTGFRVNSGEYKLMGLAPYGVPRYKDRILDNLLDLKEDGSFRMDMSYFNYCQGLTMTGPKMDQLFDGPPRKPESELTQREMDIGASIQAVTEEVMLRSARHLRKTTGMRNLVMAGGVALNCVGNGKILRERIFDDIWIQPAAGDAGGALGAALFVWHQLTDGKRDPAGRADFQQGSLLGPRHEETSIVRFLDSVGAKYERYDGENRALDRVAELLDQQKIVGHFAGRMEFGPRALGARSILGDARSTEMQSTMNLKIKFRESFRPFAPAVLREHASEWFAVRDNEDSPYMLLVADVAEKRRVEPTGENKDLTGFDRLKVPRSTIPAVTHVDDSARVQTIDADRHPRFYQLLKKFHARTGCPVLINTSFNIRGEPIVCTPQDAYRCFMGTHMDVLVLENIILLKDQQPEGEVPDVDRYKAQFALD from the coding sequence GTGGATGTTCTAGGCGTATCGGCGTTCTATCACGACAGTGCGGCCGCACTGGTACGCGACGGCGAGATCGTCGCCGCAGCCCAGGAGGAGCGGTTCAGTCGCAAGAAGCACGACGATCGCTTCCCCGTCAACGCCATCGAATACTGCCTCCGGGAAGCCGGGATAAGTGCCGAAGAACTGGACGCGGTGGCGTTCTATGACAAGCCACTCCTGAAGTTTGAAAGACTCCTCGAGACCTATTTCGGTTACGCACCGCTCGGCTTCCGCTCGTTCCTGAAGGCGATGCCTCTGTGGCTGAAACAGAAGCTACACCTCCCGCGAGAGATGGATCGCGGCCTGAATAAGGCCTACAAGGGCCGCTACATCTTCACCGAACACCACGAATCGCACGCCGCCAGCGCCTTCTTCCCTTCGCCGTTCGAAGAGGCAGCAATCTTGACGCTCGACGGTGTCGGCGAGTGGGCGACGGCGAGCTACGGGATCGGCCGTGGCAATCGCATCGAACTGACACACGAGCTCCAGTTCCCCCACTCTCTAGGGTTGCTCTACTCGGCGTTCACCTACTTCACCGGCTTCCGGGTCAACTCGGGCGAGTACAAGTTGATGGGGCTGGCGCCCTACGGCGTACCGCGCTACAAGGACCGGATCCTGGACAACCTGCTGGACCTCAAGGAGGACGGTTCGTTCCGGATGGACATGTCCTATTTCAACTACTGCCAGGGACTGACGATGACCGGCCCGAAGATGGATCAGTTGTTTGATGGGCCGCCGCGAAAACCCGAGAGCGAACTTACCCAGCGGGAGATGGACATCGGCGCGTCAATCCAGGCCGTCACCGAGGAGGTGATGTTGCGTAGCGCGCGTCATCTGCGCAAGACGACGGGGATGCGCAACCTGGTGATGGCGGGCGGCGTGGCACTCAACTGTGTAGGGAACGGCAAGATCCTGCGTGAGCGGATCTTCGACGACATCTGGATCCAGCCCGCCGCCGGTGATGCAGGGGGCGCGCTGGGCGCGGCACTGTTCGTCTGGCACCAGTTGACCGATGGAAAGCGAGACCCCGCCGGTCGTGCCGACTTCCAGCAGGGATCGTTGCTGGGTCCGCGTCACGAGGAAACATCGATCGTCCGATTTCTCGACAGCGTTGGCGCAAAGTACGAGCGTTACGACGGTGAAAATCGTGCACTCGATCGAGTGGCGGAATTGCTCGATCAACAGAAAATCGTCGGACACTTCGCCGGTCGGATGGAGTTCGGGCCGCGCGCGCTTGGCGCCCGTTCCATCCTGGGCGACGCCCGGTCAACCGAGATGCAGTCGACGATGAATCTAAAGATCAAGTTCCGCGAGTCTTTCCGCCCTTTCGCACCGGCCGTTCTCCGCGAACACGCGAGTGAATGGTTCGCCGTGCGCGACAACGAGGACAGCCCGTACATGTTGCTGGTCGCCGATGTGGCCGAAAAGCGACGAGTCGAGCCTACGGGCGAGAACAAGGACCTCACGGGATTCGACCGCCTGAAGGTACCGCGGTCGACCATCCCCGCCGTGACTCACGTCGATGATTCGGCCCGAGTCCAGACCATCGACGCCGATCGTCACCCTCGGTTCTATCAACTGTTGAAGAAGTTCCACGCTCGGACCGGCTGTCCGGTCCTTATCAATACCAGCTTCAACATCCGAGGGGAACCGATCGTCTGCACGCCGCAGGATGCGTATCGCTGTTTCATGGGCACTCATATGGATGTGCTTGTTCTCGAGAACATCATTCTTCTGAAGGATCAGCAACCCGAGGGCGAGGTGCCGGACGTGGATCGGTACAAGGCCCAGTTTGCACTGGACTGA
- a CDS encoding cupin domain-containing protein, whose protein sequence is MIEEKDGWHIVNVKDARWFGGATKFGSACNFETESGRFEEFGVNLFRLEPGKPNCRYHRESGQEGFLVLSGRCKVLINEEEHALKAWDYFHCPAGVSHVFIGDGDGPSVLLAIGARGSDVALWYPTSALAASHGAETPEATDNPRVAYGDLPGREAIDPPAWPPSAGGDEGVDR, encoded by the coding sequence ATGATCGAGGAGAAGGACGGTTGGCATATCGTCAACGTCAAGGACGCCCGCTGGTTCGGCGGCGCGACCAAATTTGGTAGCGCCTGCAACTTCGAGACCGAGAGCGGAAGATTCGAAGAGTTCGGTGTCAACCTGTTCCGACTCGAGCCGGGCAAACCCAACTGCCGTTACCATCGCGAGAGCGGGCAGGAGGGGTTCCTGGTGCTCTCAGGTCGCTGCAAGGTATTGATCAACGAGGAAGAACATGCGCTGAAGGCGTGGGACTACTTCCATTGCCCGGCCGGCGTCAGTCATGTCTTCATCGGAGATGGAGACGGCCCGAGCGTGTTGTTGGCCATTGGCGCACGCGGCTCGGACGTCGCACTCTGGTATCCGACCAGTGCTCTTGCTGCATCCCATGGCGCCGAGACGCCGGAAGCGACGGACAACCCTCGAGTGGCGTACGGCGACCTGCCGGGCCGCGAGGCGATCGATCCACCTGCCTGGCCTCCGTCCGCGGGTGGTGACGAAGGAGTAGACAGATGA
- a CDS encoding alcohol dehydrogenase catalytic domain-containing protein translates to MKIQAAVLEEFGQPLQIQSLELGDPQSGEVRVKIEACGVCHTDLYTASGADPSGYAPCVLGHEGAGVVDAVGDGVTSVKPGDHVVTLFSPECGECVHCRSGKTNICMAIRDTQGRGCMPDGTPRLSRDGEPIRHFMGTSTFAEYTVMPEIALAKVHPEAPMEQICLLACGATTGIAAAMWKAEVEAGATVAVFGMGMVGLGAVVGARLQNAGRIIAVDLSRDRLEAARPFGVTDTILVGEDTDDPVAAIQEMTDGFGADYTFEATGNVAVMGQAVEAARMGWGICTVLGVAGKGEALQIVPRNLITGRRVQGGSFGGARGRTHVPQLVQMMVDGKLDLGPFVSHRVGLDDVNHAFELMERQDGIRSVITFDG, encoded by the coding sequence ATGAAGATACAAGCCGCGGTTCTAGAGGAGTTTGGTCAACCGCTGCAGATCCAGAGTCTGGAGTTGGGCGACCCACAGTCCGGTGAGGTGCGCGTCAAGATTGAGGCCTGCGGTGTTTGCCATACGGATCTGTACACCGCCAGCGGTGCGGACCCCAGCGGGTATGCCCCGTGTGTCCTCGGTCACGAGGGTGCCGGCGTGGTGGATGCCGTCGGCGACGGTGTAACCTCGGTGAAACCGGGCGATCACGTCGTGACTCTCTTCTCCCCTGAATGTGGTGAGTGCGTTCATTGCCGTTCCGGCAAGACCAACATCTGCATGGCGATCCGCGACACACAGGGAAGAGGTTGCATGCCCGACGGGACGCCTCGTCTCTCGAGAGATGGCGAACCCATTCGACACTTCATGGGAACGTCGACGTTCGCCGAGTACACCGTGATGCCGGAGATCGCTCTGGCGAAGGTTCACCCGGAAGCGCCGATGGAACAGATCTGTCTACTCGCATGTGGCGCGACGACCGGGATCGCCGCCGCGATGTGGAAGGCCGAAGTCGAAGCCGGTGCAACGGTGGCGGTCTTCGGTATGGGCATGGTCGGACTTGGTGCGGTCGTCGGCGCGCGGCTGCAGAACGCCGGCCGAATCATCGCTGTCGATCTTTCTCGTGATCGTCTCGAGGCGGCACGACCCTTCGGCGTTACCGACACGATCCTCGTCGGCGAGGACACCGATGATCCGGTGGCGGCGATCCAGGAGATGACCGACGGATTCGGTGCGGACTACACCTTCGAAGCCACCGGCAACGTCGCGGTCATGGGTCAGGCGGTCGAGGCGGCACGAATGGGGTGGGGGATCTGCACCGTGTTGGGTGTCGCCGGCAAGGGCGAGGCCCTGCAGATCGTCCCGCGCAACCTGATCACCGGTCGTCGTGTACAGGGTGGCAGCTTCGGTGGCGCGCGTGGCCGTACGCATGTTCCGCAGCTGGTTCAGATGATGGTCGACGGTAAACTGGATCTGGGCCCATTCGTCTCTCATCGTGTCGGCCTCGATGACGTGAACCACGCGTTCGAGCTGATGGAACGACAGGACGGAATCCGCTCGGTCATTACGTTCGACGGATGA
- a CDS encoding alpha/beta fold hydrolase, translated as MIDTIRNVQGESLDFTYSPAEDGHATVIIGHGVTANKDRAWAVALHDALQAAGFGAFRFSFSGNGASEGDFRDSTIHKEVSDLGSVLDELQRAGIRFLAYAGHSMGGAVGVLRAAIDPRIRALVSLAGMVHTADFAERKFAGLTPGKDLMWDKPECPLSRDFLDVMQEIDSVLPRASSLRCPWLLVHGTDDTVVPHDESSQIATAVPIVKQVSMDGADHLFTGHETQMAEHVVVWLRDVMFAVDPSLPE; from the coding sequence ATGATCGATACGATTCGAAACGTCCAGGGCGAGTCGCTGGACTTCACCTACTCCCCCGCCGAAGACGGTCACGCGACGGTCATCATCGGACATGGGGTGACCGCCAACAAGGACCGCGCCTGGGCCGTTGCGCTGCACGACGCGCTGCAGGCGGCCGGATTCGGAGCGTTTCGATTCTCGTTCAGCGGGAACGGCGCGTCGGAGGGCGACTTCCGGGACTCGACGATCCACAAGGAGGTCTCGGACCTCGGATCGGTCCTCGACGAGCTGCAGCGGGCCGGGATTCGTTTCCTGGCCTATGCCGGTCATAGCATGGGAGGGGCGGTGGGTGTGCTGCGCGCCGCCATCGACCCGCGAATCCGGGCGCTCGTTTCACTGGCCGGGATGGTTCACACGGCGGACTTCGCCGAGCGGAAGTTTGCGGGACTCACGCCGGGCAAGGATCTGATGTGGGACAAACCCGAATGTCCCCTGTCCCGGGACTTCCTCGACGTCATGCAAGAGATCGACAGCGTGTTGCCCCGGGCGAGCTCCCTTCGTTGCCCATGGTTACTGGTACACGGCACCGATGACACCGTCGTACCCCATGACGAATCGTCGCAGATCGCGACGGCGGTTCCGATCGTGAAACAGGTTTCGATGGACGGCGCGGATCATCTATTTACGGGTCACGAGACTCAGATGGCCGAGCACGTGGTTGTGTGGCTCCGTGATGTCATGTTCGCCGTCGATCCTTCGCTACCCGAATAG
- a CDS encoding DUF1800 domain-containing protein has translation MRLPRPAALVCGLTILSFVSTVSGGVDESDTLSGAISPAEASRFLTQATLGANWEEIHRTADLGVNAWLDEQFQQPIGFHQPLLELQAQPGVELTVDDRRAIWWKQVLEGSDPLRQRVAMALSEIVVVSDANGTVQATPLGLANYYDMLLGHAFGNYRDLLRGVTLHPLMGAYLSHLRNTRSSPGRFPDENFAREIMQLFSIGLFELRPDGELLLDGAGQPIPTYDNDDITELAKVFTGLSFDGPDNDFSQGLPMWTAPMRMYEAWHEPGPKQLLRGIQIPAGQTGMQDVHDAVDSLFDHPNTGPFISRRLIQRLVTSNPDPEYIARVSAVFDDNGSGTRGDLQAVVRAILTDADARSWPTNSEIHRGMLRESFLRRVHLARAFDARNFTFDYPINDSGADDSFAQRPLSSPSVFNFFLPDYQPSGPISEANLVSPEFQIITAVTAISSANSLRTQVDRAMNSATDPAQEVRLDLADEIALAANPTALVDRLDLLLLYGDMSPAMRSLLIASLTQENDTETRARMAIHLISISPEYCVAR, from the coding sequence TTGCGACTGCCTCGCCCCGCAGCTCTTGTCTGTGGACTGACGATTTTGTCGTTCGTCTCCACCGTGAGCGGCGGTGTCGATGAATCGGACACGCTCTCGGGAGCGATCTCGCCGGCGGAGGCGTCACGCTTCCTGACCCAGGCGACGCTGGGAGCCAACTGGGAAGAGATCCATCGAACCGCGGACCTGGGTGTGAACGCCTGGCTCGATGAACAGTTTCAGCAACCGATCGGGTTTCACCAGCCGCTCCTCGAACTACAGGCGCAACCCGGTGTCGAACTGACCGTCGACGACCGACGTGCGATCTGGTGGAAGCAGGTGCTGGAAGGATCGGATCCGCTTCGACAGCGAGTGGCGATGGCACTCAGCGAGATCGTCGTCGTCTCCGACGCAAACGGCACGGTCCAGGCCACGCCGCTCGGGTTGGCCAACTACTACGACATGCTGCTCGGTCACGCGTTCGGCAACTATCGAGATCTCTTGCGGGGCGTCACGCTCCACCCGCTGATGGGCGCCTACCTGAGCCACCTGAGAAACACACGCTCCAGTCCCGGCCGTTTCCCCGATGAGAACTTTGCCCGAGAGATCATGCAGTTGTTCTCCATCGGGCTGTTTGAGTTGCGTCCCGACGGCGAGCTGCTATTGGACGGCGCCGGTCAACCCATCCCAACCTACGACAACGACGACATTACGGAACTTGCCAAGGTCTTCACTGGCCTGTCTTTCGACGGGCCGGACAACGATTTCAGTCAGGGTCTGCCGATGTGGACCGCCCCGATGAGAATGTACGAAGCGTGGCACGAGCCCGGTCCGAAACAACTCCTCCGCGGTATTCAGATCCCCGCCGGTCAAACGGGCATGCAGGATGTTCATGACGCCGTCGACAGCCTGTTCGACCACCCCAACACCGGCCCCTTCATCTCGCGACGGTTGATCCAGCGGCTTGTGACCTCGAATCCGGACCCGGAGTACATCGCGAGGGTCTCGGCGGTCTTCGATGACAACGGTAGTGGCACACGTGGGGACCTCCAGGCGGTTGTTCGCGCGATCCTCACCGATGCGGATGCCCGATCATGGCCGACCAACTCCGAAATCCATCGCGGCATGCTTCGTGAGTCGTTCCTCCGGCGCGTGCACCTGGCGCGCGCTTTTGACGCACGTAACTTCACGTTTGACTATCCGATCAACGACAGCGGCGCGGACGACTCGTTTGCGCAACGCCCGCTGAGCTCTCCGTCGGTGTTCAACTTCTTCCTGCCCGACTACCAACCCAGCGGACCGATCTCCGAAGCGAATCTCGTCAGCCCGGAGTTTCAGATCATCACCGCGGTGACGGCCATCAGCAGTGCCAACTCGCTGCGGACGCAGGTCGATCGCGCGATGAATTCGGCAACGGACCCGGCCCAGGAGGTTCGCCTGGATCTCGCCGATGAGATCGCGCTGGCCGCCAACCCGACCGCACTGGTGGATCGGCTGGACCTCCTGCTGCTCTACGGGGACATGAGCCCTGCAATGCGGTCACTCCTGATCGCGTCGCTCACACAAGAGAACGACACGGAAACACGGGCGCGAATGGCAATCCACCTGATCTCCATCTCTCCCGAATACTGCGTGGCAAGGTAG
- a CDS encoding DUF1501 domain-containing protein, translating to MKKPRKEIIDSNRPVDPSRRRFLGQASCAAVGTTALFNTVLNMGMFNTLAAGAADYKGMVCLFLSGGADSFNMMVPSGDSEYAEYAATRGDLALLQTDLLPILPATPDGRSYGLHPGLGPLQTLFEQNQLAFVANVGTLVEPTTLAQYENRSVNLPLGLFSHSDQQMHWQSSVPDQRSPVGWAGRMADILQASNCNQNISMNISLSGSNIFQSGHITNHYTIGPNGSVGLLNYNQPDPESQIRTSAIDGILGLNYQNVFEKTFAMRMRGAIDAHEEFSAAIAGLPPLMTQFSDTRLSQRFRMIAQTIQAREVLGMRRQTFFVEAGGWDHHDEVIANQAVMLPEIAAALSEFQAAMVEIGVANDVTTFTASDFGRTLTSNGRGSDHAWGGNHIVMGGAVAGGDVYGSYPSMSLGSSLDTGRGRLIPTLAVDEYFADLALWFGIPSPDLELVLPNINRFYNTASVQPPIGFMSSGAPTSSRSRPIGAASSSSGTDPGRATRGRPRFRSGR from the coding sequence ATGAAGAAGCCTCGCAAGGAGATCATCGATAGCAACAGGCCGGTCGATCCGAGTCGACGCCGATTCCTGGGTCAGGCCAGCTGCGCCGCAGTCGGCACGACCGCGTTGTTCAACACCGTGCTGAACATGGGGATGTTCAACACGCTGGCGGCCGGTGCCGCCGACTACAAGGGAATGGTCTGTCTGTTTCTGTCCGGTGGCGCGGATTCGTTCAACATGATGGTTCCGAGTGGCGATTCCGAGTACGCGGAGTACGCCGCGACCCGTGGCGATCTGGCCCTGCTCCAGACCGATCTGCTGCCGATCCTGCCCGCGACTCCCGACGGTCGGAGCTATGGCCTCCACCCCGGCCTCGGACCGTTGCAGACCCTGTTCGAGCAGAATCAACTGGCGTTCGTCGCCAACGTGGGAACACTGGTTGAACCCACGACGCTCGCCCAGTACGAGAATCGCAGCGTGAACCTGCCGCTCGGCCTGTTCTCACATTCCGACCAGCAGATGCACTGGCAGTCGTCGGTCCCCGATCAGAGGTCACCGGTAGGATGGGCGGGACGGATGGCTGACATTCTCCAGGCCTCTAACTGTAACCAGAACATCTCGATGAATATCTCCCTCTCGGGGAGCAACATCTTCCAGTCGGGTCACATCACCAACCATTACACCATCGGTCCCAACGGATCGGTGGGCCTGCTGAACTACAACCAACCGGACCCTGAGAGTCAGATCCGGACCAGCGCCATCGACGGCATCCTGGGCCTGAACTATCAAAACGTCTTCGAAAAGACATTCGCGATGCGGATGCGCGGTGCAATCGATGCTCACGAGGAGTTCTCGGCGGCGATCGCCGGACTGCCGCCGTTGATGACCCAGTTCTCAGACACGCGTCTCTCTCAACGGTTTCGCATGATCGCGCAAACGATTCAGGCCCGCGAAGTACTGGGGATGCGTCGCCAGACGTTCTTCGTCGAGGCCGGCGGATGGGATCACCACGACGAGGTCATCGCCAACCAGGCGGTGATGCTCCCCGAGATCGCGGCGGCGCTCAGCGAATTCCAGGCCGCGATGGTCGAGATCGGTGTGGCGAACGATGTCACGACGTTCACGGCATCGGACTTCGGACGCACGTTAACCTCCAACGGTCGCGGCTCGGATCACGCCTGGGGCGGCAATCACATCGTGATGGGTGGAGCCGTCGCCGGCGGCGACGTCTACGGAAGCTATCCCTCGATGTCACTCGGCAGCTCGTTGGATACCGGCCGCGGGCGATTGATTCCGACGCTTGCCGTCGACGAGTATTTCGCCGATTTGGCGCTGTGGTTCGGGATTCCGTCGCCGGACCTCGAACTGGTCCTGCCGAATATCAATCGGTTCTACAACACCGCCTCGGTGCAGCCACCCATCGGGTTCATGAGTAGCGGCGCGCCGACGTCAAGTCGAAGTCGCCCGATTGGAGCAGCGAGCTCATCGAGCGGAACCGACCCCGGGCGAGCAACCCGCGGACGTCCGCGGTTTCGTTCGGGTCGCTAG
- a CDS encoding energy transducer TonB — protein MRLRLKPWIVSVAIHALFVAGLLILPGRLPKRERPPKPVDIVFYQVPVDEFTPPQPKVIPPKPKPEPKPEPKPKPKPKPRRKTTPKPAAPEPVVVAQARPVAEPEPTPVPRPKPRPKPRAKPSVGSFGTSTVATRQPEPRARSLKPRGFSGEVSPTTLKTEPRRTVAAGNFAAEEAKPRVAPTPQRDTTVASGGFSGEAADAPRTTARPTTTVQRGGFGDEEAPAAEPRRRLPSPANPDTPVSILSKPKPIYTDVAREKRVEGEVVLEVRFAANGKIVVLRVVSGLGHGLDEAAIAAARNIEFKPASRDGAPVDETATLRVVFQLA, from the coding sequence ATGCGGCTTCGTCTCAAACCCTGGATCGTAAGTGTCGCGATCCACGCATTGTTCGTCGCGGGGCTGTTGATCCTACCGGGTCGCCTGCCGAAGCGTGAACGTCCACCCAAGCCGGTGGATATCGTCTTCTACCAGGTGCCGGTCGATGAATTTACTCCGCCACAGCCCAAGGTCATTCCGCCGAAACCGAAGCCTGAACCGAAACCGGAGCCAAAACCCAAACCTAAGCCAAAACCCAGGCGGAAGACGACGCCGAAACCGGCGGCCCCGGAACCGGTCGTGGTGGCCCAGGCTCGGCCGGTGGCTGAACCGGAACCGACTCCGGTCCCCAGGCCGAAACCCAGACCCAAACCGCGTGCCAAACCCTCGGTCGGCTCGTTCGGAACCTCCACGGTCGCGACCCGTCAGCCCGAGCCTCGGGCTCGCTCGCTGAAACCCAGGGGATTCAGCGGCGAGGTGTCGCCGACGACTCTCAAGACGGAACCGCGACGAACCGTTGCCGCCGGCAATTTCGCCGCCGAGGAGGCAAAACCTCGTGTGGCACCGACACCCCAGAGAGACACGACGGTCGCCTCCGGTGGGTTCAGCGGTGAAGCCGCGGACGCTCCTCGAACGACGGCACGACCCACGACGACGGTCCAACGTGGCGGATTCGGCGACGAGGAAGCACCGGCCGCCGAGCCAAGAAGGCGTCTACCGTCTCCCGCCAACCCCGATACTCCGGTCTCCATTCTCTCCAAGCCGAAACCGATCTACACCGACGTCGCGAGAGAGAAGCGAGTCGAGGGCGAAGTTGTGCTGGAAGTGCGCTTCGCCGCCAACGGCAAGATCGTCGTCTTGCGTGTCGTTTCCGGTCTCGGCCACGGCTTGGACGAGGCGGCCATCGCCGCCGCACGAAACATCGAATTCAAACCTGCCTCACGGGATGGGGCTCCAGTTGATGAGACCGCCACGCTACGCGTGGTGTTTCAGTTGGCCTAG
- a CDS encoding M48 family metalloprotease, translating to MRVTGRIRGWGAIPLTCLLLLALPAVAQDSRVDQVLDRIIANEQRLAIQIQDYQPLVETYLQTVKPDPVLGRVPIKDNYFFGKLVLPKGAEGNEALTGKKRKQKPGKGKSLEMFTEYHSATFKPERFAQMLLVDRGSFRRENYDFDFVRTEFLGEVRTLVFDVTPKAGKTLNKAHFGRFSGRIWAEDQDYQIVRFNGIYGSMMMVDFHFDSWRMNLAPGMWLPAYVYTEEPDRSMRQLRLSHQGQTRLWGYDIARSSLEDAFTKVMVETVKARDDSESPGQISPVEAVRSWVSEAEDNVIQRLERAGLVAPPGEVDKVLATVVQNLEITNELNIQPPVRCRVLLTTPLESFTVGHTIVLSRGLIDVLPDEASLAMVLGHEMGHILNGHKIDTRFAFTDQVIVGDKQAMEYFNFQRDPEEELEADNHAVNLLQNSPYAEDLSTAGLFLRQLEASTNDLPALIRPHFGSRIANRNEVMRMNAVIDAAPPLDHASMEQTAALPLGGRVKMDPWSAEVSLMKNNRVPLLGAHEKLPLQVTPLMPYLTRYKGNGSGEIAENRSGQ from the coding sequence GTGCGCGTAACCGGACGGATCCGAGGATGGGGGGCCATCCCGCTCACGTGCCTCTTGCTACTGGCGCTTCCGGCGGTGGCGCAGGACTCGCGTGTCGACCAGGTACTGGATCGAATCATCGCAAACGAACAACGGCTAGCGATCCAGATTCAGGATTACCAGCCGTTGGTCGAAACGTATCTGCAGACAGTTAAACCCGACCCGGTCCTCGGGCGTGTGCCGATCAAGGACAACTACTTCTTCGGCAAGCTGGTGCTACCGAAGGGTGCAGAAGGTAACGAGGCCCTCACCGGCAAGAAGCGAAAGCAGAAGCCCGGCAAGGGCAAGTCCCTCGAGATGTTCACCGAATACCACTCGGCCACGTTCAAGCCCGAGCGGTTTGCACAGATGCTTCTGGTCGATCGAGGGTCGTTCCGTCGAGAGAACTACGACTTCGACTTCGTACGTACGGAGTTTCTCGGTGAGGTTCGAACCCTCGTGTTCGATGTCACGCCCAAGGCCGGCAAGACCCTCAACAAGGCGCACTTCGGTCGGTTCTCCGGCCGTATCTGGGCGGAAGACCAGGACTATCAGATCGTCCGATTCAACGGCATCTACGGATCGATGATGATGGTCGACTTCCATTTCGACAGTTGGAGAATGAACCTGGCACCCGGGATGTGGTTGCCGGCCTACGTCTACACGGAGGAGCCGGACCGCTCGATGCGACAGTTGCGGTTGTCGCACCAGGGCCAGACCCGACTCTGGGGCTATGACATTGCACGCAGCAGCCTCGAGGACGCGTTCACGAAGGTCATGGTCGAGACGGTCAAGGCCCGGGACGACAGCGAGTCCCCCGGACAGATCTCCCCGGTCGAGGCCGTGCGCTCATGGGTCAGCGAGGCCGAAGACAACGTCATCCAACGGCTCGAACGAGCAGGCCTCGTCGCGCCGCCCGGCGAGGTCGACAAGGTTCTGGCGACGGTGGTCCAGAATCTGGAGATCACCAACGAGCTGAACATCCAACCCCCGGTACGGTGTCGCGTTCTGCTGACGACACCCCTGGAATCGTTCACCGTCGGACACACCATCGTCCTGAGCCGCGGCCTGATCGACGTGCTTCCCGACGAGGCCAGTCTTGCGATGGTTCTGGGACATGAGATGGGTCATATCCTCAACGGCCACAAAATCGATACGCGCTTCGCGTTCACCGACCAGGTGATCGTCGGGGACAAACAGGCGATGGAGTACTTCAACTTCCAGCGAGATCCCGAGGAAGAACTGGAGGCCGACAATCACGCGGTCAACCTCCTACAGAACTCCCCGTATGCCGAGGACCTATCGACGGCGGGCCTGTTCCTTCGACAGCTCGAGGCGAGCACAAACGATCTCCCGGCCCTGATTCGGCCGCATTTCGGGAGTCGGATCGCAAACCGTAACGAGGTCATGCGGATGAACGCAGTGATCGACGCGGCGCCTCCGCTGGATCACGCCTCGATGGAGCAAACCGCGGCCCTGCCCCTCGGCGGTCGCGTGAAGATGGATCCGTGGAGTGCAGAAGTCTCGTTGATGAAAAACAACCGGGTCCCCCTTCTGGGCGCCCACGAAAAACTACCCCTGCAGGTCACGCCACTGATGCCGTACCTCACCCGCTACAAAGGGAACGGCTCCGGCGAAATCGCCGAGAACCGATCGGGACAATAG
- a CDS encoding MotA/TolQ/ExbB proton channel family protein — protein MNLNDMFSSIGFVGLLVLGCLLLLSLYSFAVILDKYRRFNAGVRQSIVFSAEFNRHLQDGKLQEAANSAKRHEQSPVARVVSAGVQELIASRNSVEGSEMQLELVTRALDRSAITTLSDMKKGLGALATIGSTAPFIGLFGTVVGIIHAFDGIAESGSGGIAAVSGGISEALVATAFGILVATPAVMAFNYFTGSLERVQIEMHTRSAELVDFITKRMNAVHAGS, from the coding sequence ATGAACCTCAATGACATGTTCAGCAGCATCGGCTTCGTGGGGCTTCTCGTCCTGGGTTGCCTGTTGTTGCTCTCGCTTTACTCATTCGCCGTGATCCTGGACAAGTACCGCCGGTTTAACGCGGGCGTGCGGCAGTCCATCGTCTTCAGCGCTGAATTCAACCGGCACCTGCAGGACGGCAAACTTCAGGAAGCGGCTAACTCTGCCAAACGACACGAACAGTCGCCGGTGGCCAGGGTCGTCTCGGCCGGCGTTCAGGAACTGATCGCCAGTCGCAACTCCGTCGAGGGCTCGGAGATGCAGTTGGAGTTGGTCACGCGGGCCCTCGATCGCTCGGCCATCACGACGCTTTCCGACATGAAGAAGGGACTCGGTGCCCTCGCGACCATCGGTTCGACCGCTCCATTTATCGGGCTGTTCGGAACGGTTGTCGGCATCATCCACGCCTTCGACGGCATCGCCGAATCCGGCTCCGGCGGGATTGCCGCTGTTTCGGGTGGTATTTCCGAGGCGCTGGTGGCGACGGCCTTCGGCATCCTCGTCGCGACGCCGGCCGTGATGGCGTTCAACTACTTCACGGGCTCCCTGGAACGGGTTCAGATCGAGATGCACACTCGGTCGGCAGAGCTGGTGGATTTCATTACCAAACGAATGAACGCAGTCCATGCAGGGAGCTAA